The proteins below are encoded in one region of Sulfitobacter sp. SK012:
- the rlmH gene encoding 23S rRNA (pseudouridine(1915)-N(3))-methyltransferase RlmH: MRVQICAVGKLRAGPEKLLIDDYLTRFERTGRGIGFGPVSLHEVEDRKGGGMPAEASLLRRTVPDGAVICALDERGTVETSVKFSKRLADWRDAGRGDLAFVIGGADGLDPEIRGQADHLLSFGKMVWPHMLVRVMLAEQMYRAASILSGGPYHRV, encoded by the coding sequence ATGCGCGTGCAGATTTGTGCTGTAGGTAAACTGCGCGCTGGCCCTGAAAAATTGCTGATAGATGATTACCTGACCCGATTTGAGCGCACTGGGCGTGGTATCGGGTTTGGTCCAGTTTCGCTTCACGAGGTCGAAGACCGCAAAGGTGGCGGGATGCCAGCAGAGGCATCCTTGCTGCGCCGAACTGTTCCTGACGGTGCTGTAATTTGCGCATTAGACGAACGCGGAACCGTAGAAACCTCAGTCAAATTCTCAAAACGATTGGCGGATTGGCGGGATGCCGGGCGCGGTGATCTGGCCTTCGTCATCGGTGGCGCAGACGGTCTGGATCCAGAAATTCGGGGCCAAGCTGACCACCTGCTGTCTTTTGGCAAAATGGTCTGGCCGCATATGCTGGTGCGCGTCATGCTTGCTGAGCAAATGTACCGCGCTGCTTCAATCTTGTCGGGCGGTCCGTACCACCGAGTTTGA
- the rsfS gene encoding ribosome silencing factor — translation MAVTGEKATSEKLLATILSSLEDDKAEDVVQVDLRGKTEIGDYMIICSGRSSRQVAAISEKVAQRVKEKYGHMVRIEGRDTGDWVLIDTGDVIVHVFRPEVREFYQLEKMWMPQPAATN, via the coding sequence ATGGCGGTAACCGGTGAAAAGGCCACAAGCGAGAAGCTTCTGGCTACGATCCTTTCCTCACTCGAAGACGACAAGGCCGAAGATGTTGTGCAGGTTGATCTGCGCGGCAAAACTGAGATTGGTGATTACATGATCATCTGCTCAGGTCGGTCCTCGCGTCAAGTTGCGGCCATCTCTGAAAAGGTGGCGCAGCGGGTCAAAGAAAAATACGGCCACATGGTGCGTATCGAAGGCAGAGACACAGGTGACTGGGTTTTGATCGATACTGGCGATGTGATCGTTCACGTCTTTCGTCCAGAAGTGCGTGAATTCTACCAGCTTGAAAAGATGTGGATGCCCCAACCGGCTGCCACCAACTGA
- a CDS encoding mechanosensitive ion channel family protein — protein MNDDTDPFAEFLATLHGLWINVEAFLSGIITPGWKQNQIIILIILAVVAICLHKLSGRVLENWVRTHQGWAKWQLRLIIQIKRRLGLIWFAVLTYAVYIVMQNITWPSRSIFLGVVAELAAVWVGIAFAVRLVRNRTLRRVVTWGLWIYATFYFLNVSNEIASFLDGLALEVGNFRMSVLTLLTALIVIGALFIAAGLISKTTAVKIRQNDDISPSMQVLAVKGLQVAVYGMAFFMGVKAVGIDLTGLAVLSGALGVGLGFGLQKVVSNLFSGVIILLDKSIKPGDVISLGDTFGWIQTLGARYASVVTRDGREYLIPNEDLITGQVVNWSHSDDFVRLDIYFGTAYCDDPHRVRKLAIEAATSVARVLSFKAPVCHIVGFGDSSVDYILRFWIKDPTGGLTNIRGNVYLALWDAFKENGISIPFPQREVKVLDDRKLASPHASSALD, from the coding sequence ATGAATGATGACACAGACCCGTTCGCAGAATTTCTGGCGACGCTTCACGGGCTGTGGATCAATGTGGAGGCCTTCTTATCTGGGATTATCACGCCCGGTTGGAAACAGAACCAGATCATCATCCTGATCATTCTGGCTGTTGTAGCAATTTGCCTGCACAAGCTTTCGGGACGGGTTTTAGAAAATTGGGTTCGGACGCATCAAGGTTGGGCCAAGTGGCAACTGCGTCTGATCATACAGATCAAGCGGCGGCTGGGCCTCATTTGGTTCGCCGTGCTCACCTACGCTGTCTACATCGTTATGCAGAACATCACCTGGCCATCACGGTCTATCTTCTTGGGGGTGGTGGCTGAACTGGCAGCCGTTTGGGTTGGCATCGCCTTTGCCGTGCGTTTGGTTCGCAATCGAACGTTGCGGCGGGTGGTGACGTGGGGATTGTGGATCTATGCGACGTTCTATTTCCTAAACGTGTCCAACGAAATTGCGAGCTTCCTCGATGGTCTCGCGCTTGAGGTCGGGAACTTCCGGATGTCAGTGCTGACTTTGTTGACAGCTTTGATTGTGATTGGAGCGCTGTTTATCGCCGCGGGTCTCATCAGCAAGACCACGGCCGTCAAAATCCGCCAGAACGATGATATCAGCCCCTCAATGCAAGTACTTGCGGTCAAAGGCCTGCAAGTCGCAGTTTATGGCATGGCGTTCTTTATGGGCGTGAAGGCGGTTGGCATTGATCTGACTGGGCTTGCGGTGCTGTCGGGTGCGCTTGGTGTAGGTCTTGGTTTTGGCTTGCAAAAGGTGGTGTCGAACCTTTTCTCAGGTGTGATCATCCTGCTTGATAAGTCGATCAAACCGGGGGATGTGATCAGTCTTGGGGATACATTTGGGTGGATTCAAACACTGGGCGCACGCTACGCGTCGGTCGTTACACGAGATGGCAGAGAATACCTTATCCCGAACGAGGATTTGATCACCGGACAGGTCGTCAATTGGTCGCACTCCGATGATTTTGTGCGCTTGGATATCTACTTTGGGACGGCCTATTGCGATGATCCGCATCGAGTCCGTAAACTGGCGATTGAGGCGGCAACCAGTGTCGCACGGGTGTTGAGTTTTAAGGCACCAGTCTGCCATATCGTGGGGTTTGGAGACAGTTCGGTGGATTACATTCTGCGGTTTTGGATCAAGGACCCGACCGGCGGCCTGACCAACATCCGCGGTAATGTGTATCTTGCCCTTTGGGATGCGTTTAAGGAAAATGGCATCTCGATCCCGTTCCCGCAGCGCGAGGTCAAGGTTCTGGATGATCGCAAGCTTGCTTCGCCACACGCAAGTTCTGCGCTAGACTAG
- a CDS encoding VPLPA-CTERM sorting domain-containing protein has translation MTCTKLLGAMSLSALIATGAIAATIDGIDEGGVFTTTISASAGGIPTSGPADQLSLTFDWTRTPAAGYIDFTLEGIGNLFLSSYAFFGANNSLSDVTGITLDLLNAPAGAATSRLSNDTNFCAAAAGLVAGDCNLIGPTGSTYGVSFTQPGEFAFENLSTGSYRLGFFDSSTPENALATFSLTDSIAVVPLPAGGLLFIGALGALVVVRRRKKG, from the coding sequence ATGACATGTACAAAACTGCTCGGCGCTATGAGCCTTTCCGCCTTGATCGCGACAGGTGCCATAGCAGCAACCATCGACGGCATTGACGAAGGCGGTGTATTTACCACCACCATTTCCGCTTCTGCCGGCGGCATCCCAACAAGTGGCCCTGCTGACCAACTCTCTTTGACGTTTGATTGGACTAGAACGCCAGCAGCCGGATACATCGACTTTACGCTCGAAGGCATCGGCAACCTGTTCCTCAGCAGCTATGCATTCTTTGGAGCGAACAATTCATTGAGCGACGTGACTGGGATCACCCTTGATTTGCTTAACGCTCCTGCCGGTGCAGCAACGAGCCGTCTGTCGAACGACACCAACTTCTGTGCGGCCGCTGCTGGCCTTGTCGCAGGCGATTGCAATCTGATCGGACCAACGGGCAGCACTTATGGTGTCAGCTTTACCCAACCAGGTGAATTCGCGTTTGAGAATCTTTCTACAGGCAGCTACCGCCTTGGGTTTTTTGATAGCTCGACCCCGGAAAACGCTCTTGCGACGTTCTCGCTCACCGACAGTATCGCAGTGGTTCCGCTGCCCGCGGGTGGCTTGCTTTTCATTGGCGCATTGGGTGCGCTCGTTGTCGTACGCCGCCGCAAGAAAGGCTGA
- the leuC gene encoding 3-isopropylmalate dehydratase large subunit gives MSPKTLYDKIWDAHLVDEADDGTCLLYIDRHLVHEVTSPQAFEGLRMTNRTVRAPDKTIAVPDHNVPTTLDRANAATMTEDSRIQVEALDKNAKDFGIHYYPVTDVRQGIVHIVGPEQGWTLPGMTVVCGDSHTATHGAFGSLAHGIGTSEVEHVLATQTLIQKKSKNMKVEITGKLRPGVTAKDITLSVIGVTGTAGGTGFVIEYCGEAIRDLSMEGRMTVCNMAIEGGARAGLIAPDEKTYEYCNGRPHAPKGAQWEAALDWWKTLYSDDDAPWDEVITLKGEDIAPVVTWGTSPEDVLPITANVPAADDFTGGKVGAAQRSLDYMGLTAGTPLTEVEIDTVFIGSCTNGRIEDLRAAAEIMKGKKVKDGLRAMIVPGSGLVRAQAEEEGLAEIFIDAGFEWRLAGCSMCLAMNPDQLKPGERCAATSNRNFEGRQGRGGRTHLMSPAMAAAAAITGKLTDVRDLM, from the coding sequence ATGTCCCCCAAAACGCTTTACGATAAAATCTGGGATGCCCACCTCGTGGACGAAGCCGACGACGGCACATGCTTGCTCTATATCGACCGCCACCTCGTGCACGAGGTCACAAGCCCCCAAGCCTTTGAGGGGCTGCGCATGACCAACCGCACGGTCCGCGCTCCCGACAAAACGATCGCGGTGCCTGATCACAATGTGCCCACCACGCTTGACCGTGCCAATGCGGCGACAATGACAGAAGACAGCCGCATTCAAGTTGAAGCGCTGGACAAAAATGCCAAAGATTTCGGCATCCACTATTACCCAGTGACAGACGTCCGTCAGGGCATCGTACATATCGTCGGCCCCGAACAAGGCTGGACCCTGCCCGGCATGACTGTGGTCTGTGGCGATAGCCATACAGCGACACATGGTGCATTTGGCTCACTGGCACACGGCATTGGCACATCAGAAGTCGAACATGTGCTCGCCACGCAAACACTGATCCAGAAGAAATCCAAGAACATGAAGGTCGAGATCACCGGCAAGCTACGCCCAGGTGTCACGGCCAAAGACATCACTCTGTCCGTCATCGGCGTTACCGGCACGGCAGGCGGCACCGGCTTTGTGATTGAATATTGCGGCGAAGCAATTCGCGATCTGAGCATGGAAGGACGTATGACCGTCTGCAACATGGCAATCGAAGGCGGCGCGCGCGCAGGTCTGATTGCACCAGATGAAAAGACATATGAATATTGCAATGGTCGCCCGCACGCCCCGAAAGGTGCTCAGTGGGAAGCCGCGTTGGATTGGTGGAAGACGCTTTATTCCGACGATGATGCACCTTGGGACGAGGTTATCACTCTCAAAGGTGAAGACATCGCGCCGGTTGTGACCTGGGGCACTTCGCCCGAGGACGTATTGCCCATCACGGCAAATGTTCCGGCGGCTGATGACTTTACCGGTGGCAAGGTTGGCGCCGCACAACGCTCGCTCGACTATATGGGCCTGACCGCTGGTACGCCTCTGACAGAGGTGGAAATCGACACTGTCTTTATCGGGTCATGCACAAACGGCCGCATCGAAGATCTGCGCGCCGCTGCTGAGATCATGAAGGGCAAAAAAGTCAAAGACGGATTGCGGGCCATGATCGTTCCGGGCTCCGGGCTTGTTCGGGCACAAGCAGAAGAAGAAGGCCTCGCTGAGATCTTCATCGATGCCGGGTTTGAGTGGCGCCTTGCGGGATGCTCTATGTGTCTTGCGATGAACCCAGACCAATTGAAGCCCGGCGAACGCTGCGCTGCCACGTCAAATCGCAACTTTGAGGGTCGTCAGGGACGTGGCGGTCGTACACACCTTATGTCGCCCGCCATGGCGGCAGCCGCCGCGATCACCGGCAAGCTGACGGACGTGCGCGATTTGATGTAG
- a CDS encoding VPLPA-CTERM sorting domain-containing protein produces the protein MKLLSILACGVLTISTVPTNAASVLIFGDRSSAQNNVQDVLEAQGDVVVNVSRAAVPMDLSVFDTIWSLSFNSSYGAALEDQMINFVGNGGGLYLTFERPCCEAANDSVERIVNASLLSGGVSVGGFGDVGGTFSFNPNAVGNVDADLAVGWVPSAPGQIGGVVGNSVAVSSDVTGRAVAAAWDEDALGSGRIAAFGDVDWLSSINDGEAQVVRNTQEFLFDGFVGPNPDPIPDPAPNPVPLPAAGWLLIAGLGGLGFIRRRRKTA, from the coding sequence ATGAAACTACTTTCAATTCTAGCTTGTGGTGTATTAACTATTTCAACTGTTCCAACAAATGCCGCTTCTGTACTGATATTTGGCGATCGATCAAGCGCCCAGAACAATGTGCAAGACGTTCTTGAGGCACAGGGCGACGTTGTCGTAAATGTGAGCCGAGCGGCAGTGCCGATGGATTTGAGTGTCTTCGATACAATTTGGTCGCTCAGCTTCAACAGCTCCTACGGTGCCGCTCTTGAAGACCAGATGATAAATTTCGTCGGCAATGGCGGTGGCCTCTATCTGACATTCGAACGGCCATGCTGCGAAGCAGCAAACGATAGCGTAGAGCGAATCGTGAATGCCAGCCTTTTGTCTGGTGGCGTCAGTGTCGGTGGCTTTGGCGACGTCGGTGGTACCTTTAGCTTCAATCCAAATGCAGTCGGAAACGTAGACGCCGACCTCGCGGTCGGCTGGGTTCCAAGTGCTCCGGGTCAAATCGGGGGTGTCGTCGGCAATAGTGTTGCCGTGTCATCGGATGTTACTGGTCGTGCAGTCGCCGCAGCATGGGATGAAGACGCCCTTGGATCAGGCCGGATCGCCGCGTTCGGTGATGTTGACTGGCTCAGCTCTATCAACGACGGAGAAGCGCAGGTTGTGAGGAATACCCAAGAATTCCTGTTCGATGGTTTCGTTGGTCCGAATCCCGATCCAATTCCAGATCCAGCTCCAAACCCGGTACCACTGCCTGCAGCAGGGTGGTTGTTGATTGCAGGTCTTGGTGGTTTGGGCTTCATCCGCCGCCGTCGCAAGACTGCCTAA
- a CDS encoding THxN family PEP-CTERM protein, whose amino-acid sequence MKTAALSAAVTMVTAFSAGAVTVDISSISGVWQNAVMTSGSATGENTDVLAWNGFSNPGSNYTLNAASGGSNLSSPFDLGEFVHNNFVINLNNGSLLSADLAISIAGSVNGTAFSIDPTFSFTHIETPNNANPCAQGGSAPCADLVTLVNAQDLSQVFDVDGQDFTLTVLGFDTGSGPFSSFLTSENQSNSATLSASFSLAEEVPPVPLPAAGWMLMAGIGGIAATRRRKSKAKT is encoded by the coding sequence TTGAAAACAGCAGCACTGTCTGCAGCTGTGACAATGGTCACAGCATTTAGCGCTGGCGCGGTAACGGTCGACATCAGCAGCATTTCCGGAGTTTGGCAGAACGCAGTCATGACCTCTGGGTCAGCAACGGGCGAAAATACGGACGTCCTTGCGTGGAATGGTTTCAGCAATCCAGGCAGCAATTATACGCTCAACGCGGCGAGTGGCGGAAGTAATCTTTCGTCGCCTTTCGATCTAGGTGAGTTCGTCCACAACAACTTTGTGATCAACCTCAACAACGGTAGCCTTCTGAGCGCAGACTTGGCCATTTCCATCGCAGGATCTGTGAATGGGACGGCCTTTAGCATTGATCCGACTTTCTCGTTCACTCACATTGAGACACCTAACAACGCAAATCCTTGTGCGCAGGGCGGATCTGCCCCATGCGCTGACCTCGTGACCTTGGTCAATGCACAGGATCTGTCGCAAGTCTTTGATGTAGACGGGCAGGATTTTACGTTGACTGTGCTCGGTTTTGACACTGGTTCAGGGCCTTTTTCCAGCTTTCTGACTTCGGAAAACCAATCAAACAGCGCTACACTTAGCGCAAGCTTCAGCCTTGCAGAAGAAGTGCCCCCCGTTCCACTGCCCGCGGCTGGTTGGATGTTGATGGCTGGTATCGGGGGTATCGCCGCAACGCGCCGCCGCAAGAGCAAAGCAAAAACATAA
- the leuD gene encoding 3-isopropylmalate dehydratase small subunit, with protein MNKFTTLSGIAAPMPLINIDTDMIIPKQFLKTIKRSGLGVNLFDEMRYDDDRNEIPDFVLNMPQYRDAQIIVAGDNFGCGSSREHAPWAIADFGITCVIAPSYADIFYNNCFKNGILPIALPQEQVDVLMKDAEKGANARIEIDLETQTITSSDGEVFKFEVDPFKKHCLMNGLDDIGLTMAKVTSIDSFESTAAQSRPWV; from the coding sequence ATGAACAAGTTCACCACACTCAGCGGTATCGCAGCCCCCATGCCTTTGATTAACATCGACACCGACATGATCATTCCCAAGCAGTTTCTTAAGACAATTAAACGCTCGGGTCTGGGTGTGAACCTCTTTGACGAAATGCGTTATGATGACGATCGCAACGAAATCCCCGATTTTGTTCTGAACATGCCGCAGTACCGCGATGCACAAATCATTGTGGCTGGGGATAACTTTGGCTGTGGTTCCAGCCGTGAACACGCGCCATGGGCGATTGCGGATTTTGGTATCACCTGCGTTATTGCGCCCAGCTATGCGGATATCTTTTATAATAACTGTTTCAAGAATGGCATTCTGCCCATCGCCTTGCCACAAGAACAGGTGGATGTGTTGATGAAGGATGCCGAAAAAGGCGCGAATGCACGGATCGAGATTGACCTCGAAACTCAGACCATCACGTCTTCGGACGGCGAGGTTTTCAAGTTTGAGGTCGACCCATTCAAGAAGCATTGCCTGATGAACGGCCTTGATGACATCGGCCTGACGATGGCAAAAGTTACTTCTATCGACAGCTTTGAAAGCACAGCGGCTCAAAGCCGCCCTTGGGTCTAA
- a CDS encoding endonuclease/exonuclease/phosphatase family protein gives MLGDILRGEDPQVIAAQDALIATNPDIIVLQSIDFDLQNAALNAFADALEQRGSSYPYRFALRPNTGMPTGVDLNGDGKLGGGDDAQGFGRFSGQGGMAILSRFPVLQDKVTDHSGLLWRDMPGNLFPMTDTGPFGGDAAYEIQRLSSKGHWVVPISTPNFGPINVMTFHATPPVFDGAEDRNGRRNHDEVALWSQLLKDHSDFVLLGDANIDPERGEGRKAAINALITDPRLQNPFPNAPTANWPDPGPGELRVDYLLPSIDWKVVDFGLFAAPNASRHLLLWADLEPTDP, from the coding sequence TTGCTAGGTGATATCTTGCGTGGCGAAGACCCGCAGGTGATTGCCGCCCAAGATGCGCTCATCGCGACAAACCCCGACATCATTGTGCTGCAGAGCATTGATTTTGATCTACAAAACGCTGCGCTAAACGCATTTGCTGATGCTCTTGAACAACGCGGGTCTTCGTACCCTTACCGCTTTGCGCTTCGTCCAAATACCGGCATGCCCACAGGGGTGGACCTGAATGGTGACGGCAAGCTGGGCGGCGGTGACGATGCTCAGGGCTTCGGTAGGTTTTCCGGCCAAGGCGGCATGGCGATCCTGTCCCGTTTTCCGGTCCTTCAAGATAAGGTCACCGACCACAGCGGCCTTCTTTGGCGCGACATGCCAGGCAATCTTTTCCCGATGACGGATACCGGCCCTTTTGGCGGGGACGCCGCCTATGAAATCCAACGGCTGTCTTCCAAGGGCCATTGGGTTGTCCCCATCAGCACGCCAAATTTTGGGCCGATCAATGTAATGACGTTCCATGCGACACCTCCTGTCTTTGACGGTGCCGAAGACCGTAATGGTAGGCGCAATCATGACGAGGTCGCACTGTGGAGCCAGCTTCTGAAAGATCACTCCGATTTTGTGCTCCTTGGAGATGCGAATATTGACCCAGAGCGTGGCGAAGGCCGCAAGGCAGCCATCAACGCTCTTATCACGGACCCGCGCTTACAAAATCCGTTTCCCAATGCGCCCACCGCAAACTGGCCTGACCCCGGTCCGGGCGAGCTGCGTGTAGACTACCTGCTACCTTCAATTGATTGGAAAGTCGTCGATTTCGGCCTGTTTGCCGCGCCAAACGCCAGTCGTCATCTGCTTCTTTGGGCCGATCTAGAACCGACCGATCCTTGA
- the leuB gene encoding 3-isopropylmalate dehydrogenase has translation MANPTLLILAGDGIGPEVMDQVTRVIDWYGAKRDIAFDVEHDLVGGAAYDKHGTPLHDDTMARALEVDAVLLGAVGGPKYDDLDFSVKPERGLLRLRKEMDLFSNLRPAQCFDALADFSSLKKHLIAGLDIMIVRELTSGVYFGEPRGIFEEGNERVGINTQRYTESEIDRVARSAFELARRRDNRVCSMEKANVMESGILWREVVQRVHDTDYPDVELSHMYADNGAMQLVRAPKQFDVILTDNLFGDILSDCAAMLTGSLGMLPSASLGAPNADGRPKAMYEPVHGSAPDITGQGKANPIACILSFAMALRYSFDQGDEATRLEQAIEKVLSDGARTADLMGPEGGTPISTTDMGDAILAALDASL, from the coding sequence ATGGCCAATCCCACCCTTTTGATCCTCGCCGGGGACGGTATCGGACCCGAAGTTATGGACCAAGTCACCCGCGTCATCGACTGGTACGGAGCTAAGCGCGACATTGCTTTTGACGTAGAGCACGATCTGGTTGGCGGTGCGGCTTATGACAAGCACGGCACGCCACTGCATGATGACACCATGGCGCGAGCGCTTGAGGTGGACGCCGTGCTGCTTGGTGCTGTTGGTGGCCCCAAGTATGACGATCTGGACTTTTCGGTCAAACCTGAACGTGGCCTTCTGCGCCTGCGCAAAGAAATGGATCTCTTCTCAAACCTGCGCCCTGCGCAGTGTTTTGACGCCCTGGCTGACTTTTCATCGCTCAAGAAACATCTGATTGCCGGGCTGGACATTATGATCGTTCGGGAACTGACATCGGGCGTCTATTTCGGCGAACCGCGCGGTATTTTTGAAGAGGGTAACGAGCGGGTCGGCATTAACACGCAACGCTACACTGAATCTGAAATTGACCGTGTCGCGCGTTCTGCCTTTGAGCTTGCACGCCGTCGCGACAACAGAGTCTGTTCGATGGAAAAAGCCAACGTCATGGAAAGCGGCATCTTATGGCGCGAAGTCGTGCAGCGTGTGCACGACACAGATTATCCTGATGTTGAACTGAGCCATATGTATGCCGACAATGGCGCGATGCAGTTGGTGCGTGCCCCCAAGCAATTTGACGTCATCCTGACCGACAACCTCTTTGGCGACATTCTGTCTGATTGCGCTGCGATGTTGACCGGGTCACTTGGCATGTTGCCTTCCGCCAGCCTTGGCGCGCCTAATGCAGATGGTCGCCCCAAGGCGATGTACGAACCAGTACACGGTTCTGCGCCTGACATTACCGGGCAAGGCAAGGCAAACCCGATCGCCTGCATTCTCAGCTTTGCTATGGCACTGCGCTATTCTTTCGATCAGGGCGACGAGGCAACGCGCTTGGAGCAAGCAATCGAGAAAGTCCTTTCCGACGGTGCCCGCACTGCAGATTTGATGGGCCCCGAAGGCGGCACACCGATTTCGACCACGGATATGGGTGATGCGATCCTTGCAGCACTTGATGCCAGCCTCTGA
- a CDS encoding methyl-accepting chemotaxis protein has protein sequence MVSKQEWAADPLVQVQKAIAPVQWLGHDLLINASLGIAQNKDTLLHFETAANMLRDKGPQLMRGYGVHIAPADLDAFGTAADEVDTIRRSFIQFLARPYETRAAQALHQTLTKELLPTIDTAIDRYRGLFISLVIERQHAQKAQTVETVKGLARISKQIFFISINASVEAARVGDAGRGFLQISTDIRALAQSAQSATQDLSNLVDDTA, from the coding sequence ATGGTATCAAAACAGGAATGGGCGGCAGATCCGCTTGTGCAGGTTCAAAAGGCAATTGCACCTGTGCAATGGCTTGGACATGACCTGCTCATCAATGCGTCCCTAGGTATCGCACAAAACAAGGACACGCTGCTTCATTTTGAAACAGCCGCCAACATGCTGCGAGACAAGGGGCCACAATTGATGCGCGGCTACGGTGTGCACATCGCTCCGGCCGATCTTGATGCATTTGGCACTGCCGCTGATGAAGTAGATACTATTCGGCGGAGTTTTATCCAGTTCTTGGCCCGCCCCTACGAGACGCGCGCGGCGCAGGCCTTGCACCAGACACTTACCAAAGAGCTTTTGCCGACAATAGACACAGCCATTGATCGATATCGTGGACTTTTCATCAGCCTTGTCATTGAACGACAACACGCACAAAAAGCGCAGACCGTTGAAACCGTCAAGGGATTGGCGCGGATCAGCAAACAGATCTTTTTCATCTCAATAAACGCCTCTGTGGAGGCAGCCAGAGTTGGCGATGCCGGTCGCGGGTTTTTACAAATCAGCACAGATATTCGCGCTTTGGCACAATCTGCACAATCAGCGACGCAAGACTTGTCCAATCTGGTGGATGATACTGCCTGA